The following proteins come from a genomic window of Nostoc sp. ATCC 53789:
- a CDS encoding ABC transporter ATP-binding protein: MKADSRPNYTILEVQELDVNYGGIQALKKINLIIQKGEVVTLIGANGAGKTTTLRAISKVVNSKSGVILYNGHNITRRQTHEVVQLGIAHCPEGRRVLARQTVFDNLLLGAYIRSNQAEIKADIQRQFELFPRLSQRRNQLAGTLSGGEQQMLAIARAVMSKPQLLLLDEPSLGLAPAIVREIFSIIENLRATGVTILLVEQNANLALQIADRGYVLEAGSITLTGAASELISDERVKKAYLG, translated from the coding sequence ATGAAAGCCGATAGTAGACCAAACTATACAATTTTAGAAGTTCAAGAGCTTGATGTTAATTATGGCGGTATCCAAGCTCTAAAAAAGATTAATTTAATTATTCAAAAAGGCGAGGTAGTTACTCTAATTGGTGCTAATGGTGCTGGTAAAACTACTACACTCCGCGCCATATCTAAAGTAGTTAATTCTAAGAGTGGCGTAATTTTATATAATGGACATAATATTACCCGCCGCCAAACTCACGAGGTTGTACAACTTGGTATTGCCCATTGTCCTGAAGGACGTAGAGTATTAGCGCGGCAAACAGTATTTGACAATTTACTTTTGGGTGCTTATATTCGCTCCAACCAAGCTGAGATAAAAGCAGATATTCAGCGCCAATTTGAGCTATTTCCCCGCTTGTCACAAAGACGCAATCAACTAGCAGGAACCCTCAGTGGTGGCGAACAACAAATGTTAGCGATCGCACGCGCTGTCATGAGTAAACCACAACTTTTACTGTTAGACGAGCCTAGCTTAGGTTTAGCACCTGCGATCGTCCGGGAAATCTTCTCGATTATTGAAAATCTCCGTGCTACAGGCGTGACTATTTTGTTAGTTGAACAAAACGCTAATCTGGCGCTGCAAATTGCCGATCGCGGTTATGTTTTAGAAGCTGGTTCTATTACTTTAACAGGCGCAGCATCAGAATTAATTAGTGATGAGCGAGTTAAAAAAGCTTATTTAGGGTAA
- a CDS encoding Uma2 family endonuclease, translating to MIKSLTKTFTLEEFLKLPETKPSSEYINGQIIQKPMPQGKHSILQGELVSNINSVTKPQKIALAFPELRCTFGGRSIVPDIAVFAWERILLDERGEVVNVFKTSPDWTIEILSPDQSQTKVTGNILHCLKHGSRFGWLIDPDEHSVLVYPPKQQPELLQEEQEILPVPDLVNGFQLTVGQLFGWLKL from the coding sequence ATGATAAAATCACTAACTAAAACCTTTACTTTAGAAGAATTTTTAAAGCTTCCAGAAACAAAGCCTAGCTCAGAATACATCAACGGTCAAATTATTCAAAAGCCAATGCCTCAAGGAAAACATAGTATTCTTCAGGGTGAACTAGTCAGTAATATCAATTCTGTAACCAAACCTCAAAAAATTGCCCTTGCATTTCCAGAATTGCGATGTACTTTTGGCGGACGTTCAATTGTCCCTGATATAGCTGTGTTTGCTTGGGAACGGATTTTATTAGACGAGCGTGGAGAAGTGGTAAATGTCTTTAAGACATCTCCAGACTGGACGATTGAGATTCTTTCACCCGATCAAAGCCAGACTAAAGTAACTGGAAATATTCTACATTGTTTAAAACATGGTAGTCGCTTCGGTTGGCTAATTGATCCAGATGAGCATTCTGTTTTAGTTTATCCACCAAAGCAGCAACCAGAACTTTTACAAGAAGAACAAGAAATATTACCAGTTCCAGATTTAGTGAACGGCTTTCAATTAACTGTAGGGCAATTATTTGGATGGTTAAAGTTATAA